GATTACCCTGACGGAAGTAAGACAGGAAATTCTCAACCAGTTTCCGCTTCTTAACGGGGATGATATTATTCCGGTTCCTTGTAATCCGGATGCTTTGGCAATGGGATATATTCTTAAGCTACAGGGAGAAATCATTCCTTTGACAAGATATATCAATCCTGCAGATCTCCTGAACAATGAATCCAGAAATACCATTGTCTACGAACAGGATCAGGGACTTCATATGCAGCTGCTGGATATCTTCAGTACAGGGATTTCTGTAGATAAAGTAAAACCTAAGGTGAACCAGTTACTGTGCTGTCTTCCTGAGGTATGTGCTCCGGATCTGGATTATGATAATCTATTCAGAATCATCATCATGAATTTTATGGATGCCCATGATTTTGATGTAAGAGCGGTAAAAAAATCATGCGTTCATATTGTAGATAAGAACCTGAAGCTGATTCCTTTTGAGACGATGAATCTTTTCTACAGAGATGAAAAGAAAGAATATCTGGAAGAACTCAGAAGGGAAGATAAAGTTTTATTTTAATAGAAAAGGGGCGGAAATTATTCTTTCACGCCCCTTAAATGTATTGTTTACCGGATATTGTCATATTCCGGCTATATAAATCAATTGAAATTCATTACCTCTTCCAATGTTTTCATATACTCATAAGCCGTAAGATCGAACTTCACCGGAACAATGGAGATATATCCGTTGGCTAATGCTGTTTCATCAGCATCTTCAGATTCATCCATATTGTTGAAATAACCAGTAAGCCAGTAGTATTTTTTTCCGTGTGGGTTTACCCTTTCGTCAAAGCTTTCTTCCCATTTGGCGTTAGCCTGTTTACAAACTTTAATTCCTTTGATTTCTTCTGCAGGAAGTTTCGGGATGTTAACGTTCAATACAATACCTTTCGGCATGGGGTTTTCCAGTGTTCTTTTTACAATATTCTGAATAAACTCCTTAGCTTGAGTAAAATCAGCTTCCCAGCTGAAATCCAGCAAAGAAAATCCAATAGCAGGAATTCCTTCCACTCCGGCTTCTACAGCCGCAGACATGGTTCCTGAATAAATCACATTGATTGAAGAATTAGCCCCGTGGTTGATTCCTGAAACGACAATATCCGGTCTTCTTTTCAGGATCTTGTCAAGAGCCATTTTTACACAATCTACAGGCGTTCCGCTGCATGAATAATCAGTCTGCGGCCCGTCAAGGGTTACTTCTTCGTAGCTTAACGTAGAATTGATTGTAATAGCGTGGCCTTTTCCACTTTGAGGAGAGTTAGGTGCAACAACAATAACTTCCCCTATTTCGTTCATAAAATTTATAAGATTTCTGATTCCTGGTGCGGTAATTCCATCATCATTAGTAACCAGAATAAGTGGTCTTTCCATAAAAAAATTGATTTTAACAAATAGTGCAATTTAACTTTCTTTTATTCTGAGAATAAGAAAATTAATTTACCTCAAAAGTAGATAAAAGTTTTCAAAAATAAACGGTGTTCTTACCAAAATTGAATAGAATTGATGTCCTGAATATAAGATAAAGGACAGACATTTTATAAAACAGATTGTTTTTGTAGTAATCTTTTCAGATGATCGATTTTTTAAAATAATATTTTATCGTATTTTGTAAAAATTATAATAAAATATAAACATTTTTAATTATTTCATATTAATAAATGATGTAAATGATAAAAAAATCATTAAAATATATTTTGAATAGTGAATAATTTATTGATGTAGATGGAAAAGATGTATTTTTACATAGTCTTTTATTTCATAATCAAAGAATTGGATGAAGTGGCAGAAAATGAAGACTTAACACAAATTTTAGTTAACAGAAAAATATATATTATGTTTCCCAGAGTTCTATTATTTTTGATTGTTTTAAGTTCCGGCTTCCTGAAAGCGCAGCTTAGCGAAATAAACAACGTCAAGACAAAGTATATCAACTGGCTTACGGATGCTTCGATAACAACTTACTCGGACAATAATGTGAAGGCACTGTATAATAAATATATTCAGCAGGCCAACAGTGTGGAATCTACCATTAATAACAATTATAACTTTGATTCACCAGGAGTAGCTTGGAATATGGTAAACTCTTCTGATGAAAGTGCATTAATAAGCCTGGTAAACAGCAATCTTTTTTACCTCGTAATGGCTTACCATCTGAAAGGACCCATTGTGAATGGTCAACCCTCCAATCCTAAATACCATAGCCCGCAGCTTAAAGAATTAATTCTTAAAGTATTTAAATACATCAAAGACAAAGGGATAAACAGTACAACCAATTTTAAACTTTCTGTGGAACCTGCTATGGAGCGGATAGCAATGGGGAATTCGAGCTTTGGATTGAGAAGTTCTCCTTTAGGAGAATGTGTACTCCTTATGAAAGATGAGTTGGTTCAGGCTGGTGAGTTTTCACATCATATGGGAATTTTGGAGGGGTTTACTTCCTTTATAGATCCCTCCAACCCCAACTATCATTTTACGTATTCTGGATGCAATACTGATGTGATACGTTCAATGATGCACGTCCGCCTATGTTATATCTTGGCGTTGGATGATACTGCTCCGCAAAAACTGGAGAAAATGAATTTCCTGTATCGTTTTATGAATAACTCATTGTCTATTGCAAGCGGATGGGCAGATATGATTAAACCGGACTTTACTGCCTTTCATCATTTAGGTGCCTACCCTAATTCATATGGGGCAAATGGACTTAGTGTTGCCGCTGTATTGAATTACATTCTTAAAAATACAGCGTACGAGTTAAATGCCACTTCAAGAAACAATCTCAAAAATGCACTGATGGCTTATCAGAAATACAGTGCCGATTTTGAGATTCACAGGGGCTGGACTGGCCGTTTTCCCAATACCACAACACCTCTTCTTACTATCAGATCCGCTTTTGCTTTGTTGTATGCTGCAGATCCTGTTGAAAACCTGGAAGCAGGTCAGTTTTTTAAACAGATTTATAACATGCCCGGAGGTGGATTTAATCCTGCGGTTACATCGGGAACGGGAAATACAATGTCTATGGGACAGATTGTTATCAACATTAAAAATAATGTTTCATTGTTGCCAAGTAACTCAATTACAGAAGGACAGTTCAGCTTCCCTTACGGAGGGCTTAGCGTTCACAAATACAATGGTTATCATGTTGCTGTAAAAGGAACCAGTAATCATATTTGGCATTACGAAAACAGTGCTACAGAAAATATTTTCGGAAGATATATTTCCGCCGGAGCAATGGAAATTCTTTCTGCGGGGACTTTTAAAACAAGACTTTCTAATGGTTTAGGAGTAGCAGGGACAAATGGTGCTGTTACAGATAACGGATGGGATTGGAGCCATCTTCCCGGAACAACGGTTGCCAATATACCATTAAGTGCTTTTCCTACGGGAACTCATAGATTATTTAGTGGAAAAAAATTCCTTGCTCATGCTTCGCTGGATAATAATGGAATATTCGCCATGGATTATAAGGATGCCAATTCCGTTACAGGAGCTTCTGCACTTAAAACGGTTTTCTTCTTTAAAGACAAAATGCTGTGTCTGGGCTCTGAGATCAAAGATGCGGGAGGAACATACCCTATTCATACAACCCTATTTCAGACAGGCCTGCCTACTGCCGCTACCCCTACAAATATAAACGGAACTGTTCAAACCGGGCTTAATGTGAATTTTTCACAAAGTACAGGAAATGTATGGGCTACGGATGCTGTAGGCAACGGATTTGCAATTCCTTCAGACGGTTATACAGGTTCGGTAGTAATTAAAAGGAGTACCCAACAGTCCCGTAATCAGGCTAATACTGCGGATACCCAAGGGGATTATACTACGGCCTATATAGACCATGGTACAGCCCCTTCTTCAGGTAAATACCGTTACGGGATCATTATGCAGGGTGGAGCAGCCGGTGCGCAGAATATGGCGAATAATTTTTCCAATTATTTTGAGGTTTTTCAGCAGGATAATAAAGCCCATGTGATGAAATCTGTGGAAGACAACATCTATGGTTATGCTGTTTTTGATGCGTCATCCGTATTCCAAAATGATAAAGTGATTTCTGTAAATAAACCATCGATAATAATGACTCAAACGCTAAATAGCGGAAATAAACTAAAGGTAAGCCTTACGAGTCCACTGGGACTTTTGAGTGATAATGAGAATTATACTTTTAATCAGATATCCGGAACGGCATCCCGTTTTTATCAAATACCACAAGTTGACCCTGTAAAGCTTACTCTGGCTGGTAAATGGCAGCTGGAATCTCCAAACAATAATATAAACATTTCTATTACAGGAAATAATACTGAAGTTACCTTTAATACCATCAACGGAATTACGATTCAGACCACTTTGATTCCTGAAGTTTTTCTGGGAACTCAGGAGATTGGAAATAAGGATGCTGCTTTTTCCATATATCCGAATCCAACAAAAGGAAAAGTCACAATTATCTCCATAAAAAAATCTTATAAAAACCTGAAAGTTTATGATCGTTCAGGAAGAGATATTTCTTCAATAATTGCAGTGGAAAAAAATAAAGATAGAAGTATCCTTGATCTCAGTTCATTAGTATCAGGAACATATACGGTATGTCTTGATAATGACTGTAGGAAGATCATTAGGAATTAAAAGAATAATTAATTCCGGCTGATAAGAATTGTAATCCGGAGACTCTAAAAAAAACAGGCTTTAGCAAAATCTGAAAACAGTATCTGCTGAAGCCTGCTAATTGATTTAATTAAGTGGTTTTACAAAATTTAAATTACTCAAGAGGCTTTCTGCCGGTAATAATATTGTAAAGGATAACAATAATTGCTATAACCAGTAGAATGTGTATCAAATAGCCTGTGCTGATGCCCGGTACTATTCCTAACATTCCTAAAAGCCAAACAACGATACAGATGACCGCAATTAACCATAATAAACTTCTCATGATATTACATTTTAAAGTTATGTAATTAAATACCAGCATATTTTATGCCTTTACGTCATTAAATTCATTTTTGTGGTATCTTTTTATTGAGGTTTCCTTTATAAAAACATTCGGAAAGAAATAAGAGAGTTTCCCTTATTTCCAACCAAAGCTCCTAATAACAGGAGATGATTAAAAGGTGTTTCATTATTTATTTTCTTCTTTTAATAAAAAAAGGGAAAACTATTCGATATTTGTAAATAAGGTATTAAATTTGATCGTTTGTAACAGGACCAAAATTACTGCTACTAATTATAATACTTATTTTTAAAAAAAAAATTAATAAATAAAGACAGTTTATGTGGAAAAATTTCAAACTGAATAAATTTTTACTCCTGATTCCATTAACAAGTCTAATGTTTTGTTTCAACTCGCCAAAGAATGATGACGAAAAGATGCAGACGATTATGGTGAGCGTAAAAAATACACTTTCTTATTTGCATTACAGCCCAAAGCCTATTAATGATGCCTATTCGAAGGACGTTTATAAGCATTATTTCGAACTGGTAGACCCTGCAAAAAGATATTTCCTGCAGTCGGATATGGACGAATTCAGCAAGCACGAAACAAAGCTTGATGATTATATTAACCAGGGAGATCTTACCTTCTATAAGCTTACCATCGACAGGCTATATCAAAGGGTTGATGAGATAGATAAGATTACTCAGGACATCTTCAGCAAACCAATTAATCTTCAGGAAGATGATGCACTTACCCTGGAGCCTAAATTAAAAAAAGTCCCTACTACCAAGCAGGAACAGTATAATGAATGGAAAAAATACATCAAGTATAATATTCTTCAGGAAGTTGAATCAATGAACAGCAAGGAAGAAGCTCAGAAAGAGAAGAAAGATTCCGTTCAGAAATTCAAATTGAAAGATACCATTAAGCTTCAGGTGCTTACCCAGGATCAGAAGATCAAAAAAGCAACAGATGAGGTGAAAGACCTGGTAAAAGATACCTTTACCCGATTCAAAAAGAGAAAGAAAATGGATTGGTTTACGGTGTATATGAACGCTTATACTGAAGTTTTCGATCCGCATACCAATTATTATTCTCCAAAAGATAAAGAAGATTTTGATACCCAGTTTACAGGAAAAGTAATCGGTATCGGTGCCATTATCCAGGAGAAAAAAGGAAATCTTTAT
This region of Chryseobacterium vaccae genomic DNA includes:
- the surE gene encoding 5'/3'-nucleotidase SurE, giving the protein MERPLILVTNDDGITAPGIRNLINFMNEIGEVIVVAPNSPQSGKGHAITINSTLSYEEVTLDGPQTDYSCSGTPVDCVKMALDKILKRRPDIVVSGINHGANSSINVIYSGTMSAAVEAGVEGIPAIGFSLLDFSWEADFTQAKEFIQNIVKRTLENPMPKGIVLNVNIPKLPAEEIKGIKVCKQANAKWEESFDERVNPHGKKYYWLTGYFNNMDESEDADETALANGYISIVPVKFDLTAYEYMKTLEEVMNFN
- a CDS encoding chondroitinase family polysaccharide lyase, which translates into the protein MFPRVLLFLIVLSSGFLKAQLSEINNVKTKYINWLTDASITTYSDNNVKALYNKYIQQANSVESTINNNYNFDSPGVAWNMVNSSDESALISLVNSNLFYLVMAYHLKGPIVNGQPSNPKYHSPQLKELILKVFKYIKDKGINSTTNFKLSVEPAMERIAMGNSSFGLRSSPLGECVLLMKDELVQAGEFSHHMGILEGFTSFIDPSNPNYHFTYSGCNTDVIRSMMHVRLCYILALDDTAPQKLEKMNFLYRFMNNSLSIASGWADMIKPDFTAFHHLGAYPNSYGANGLSVAAVLNYILKNTAYELNATSRNNLKNALMAYQKYSADFEIHRGWTGRFPNTTTPLLTIRSAFALLYAADPVENLEAGQFFKQIYNMPGGGFNPAVTSGTGNTMSMGQIVINIKNNVSLLPSNSITEGQFSFPYGGLSVHKYNGYHVAVKGTSNHIWHYENSATENIFGRYISAGAMEILSAGTFKTRLSNGLGVAGTNGAVTDNGWDWSHLPGTTVANIPLSAFPTGTHRLFSGKKFLAHASLDNNGIFAMDYKDANSVTGASALKTVFFFKDKMLCLGSEIKDAGGTYPIHTTLFQTGLPTAATPTNINGTVQTGLNVNFSQSTGNVWATDAVGNGFAIPSDGYTGSVVIKRSTQQSRNQANTADTQGDYTTAYIDHGTAPSSGKYRYGIIMQGGAAGAQNMANNFSNYFEVFQQDNKAHVMKSVEDNIYGYAVFDASSVFQNDKVISVNKPSIIMTQTLNSGNKLKVSLTSPLGLLSDNENYTFNQISGTASRFYQIPQVDPVKLTLAGKWQLESPNNNINISITGNNTEVTFNTINGITIQTTLIPEVFLGTQEIGNKDAAFSIYPNPTKGKVTIISIKKSYKNLKVYDRSGRDISSIIAVEKNKDRSILDLSSLVSGTYTVCLDNDCRKIIRN
- a CDS encoding lmo0937 family membrane protein is translated as MRSLLWLIAVICIVVWLLGMLGIVPGISTGYLIHILLVIAIIVILYNIITGRKPLE